One Phaseolus vulgaris cultivar G19833 chromosome 11, P. vulgaris v2.0, whole genome shotgun sequence genomic window carries:
- the LOC137806990 gene encoding uncharacterized protein: MDILKGLQINIPFTEALKQMPTYAQFMKELLTKKRKFNDQEIVELEAGCSAIIQKSLPHKSRDPGSFTLPVTIGNLTVEKALLNLGASINLMPLSMLKKIGDVEVKPTRMTLQLADRSIKYPHGIVEDLLVKVDKFLFPIDFVVMDIEEDVEVPLILGRPFMKTAKVIIDVDKGKLKVCVLDEEVSFNVFEAQKYSNDHKECFRVDMNVVEPSMMLIRRQAI, from the coding sequence ATGGATATTCTCAAAGGATTGCAAATTAACATTCCTTTTACTGAAGCTTTAAAGCAGATGCCTACATATGCTCAATTCATGAAGGAATTAttgacaaagaaaagaaaattcaatgaccAGGAGATAGTTGAATTGGAAGCTGGATGCAGTGctataattcaaaaatcattACCACATAAATCCAGAGATCCTGGGAGTTTCACTTTGCCAGTTACCATAGGAAATCTTACTGTTGAAAAGGCATTATTGAATCTTGGAGCTAGTATTAATTTGATGCCTTTATCAATGCTGAAGAAAATTGGAGATGTAGAAGTGAAACCAACAAGAATGACTTTGCAGTTGGCTGATAGATCAATCAAATATCCACATGGAATAGTTGAAGATCTGTTGGTAAAGGTAGATAAATTTCTATTCCCAATAGATTTTGTTGTAATGGATATTGAAGAAGATGTTGAAGTACCTTTGATATTGGGAAGACCATTCATGAAAACTGCCAAAGTTATAATTGATGTAGACAAAGGAAAATTGAAGGTTTGTGTTCTAGATGAAGAAGTAagctttaatgtttttgaagcaCAGAAGTATTCAAATGATCATAAAGAGTGTTTCAGAGTGGATATGAATGTTGTTGAACCTTCAATGATGTTAATCAGACGTCAAGCTATATGA